A single Vanacampus margaritifer isolate UIUO_Vmar chromosome 7, RoL_Vmar_1.0, whole genome shotgun sequence DNA region contains:
- the pou4f2 gene encoding POU domain, class 4, transcription factor 2: MMMMSLSSKQPFSAMAHASLEAKYSSLHSGGNNNSTSSSSSSATSNAVSSSSASSCASSRHSSIISTSSEAMRRACLPTPPSNIFGGLDESLLARAEALAAVDIVSQSKSHLHHHHPPPHHSPFKPDATYHTMNTLPCTSSSSSSASSVPISHPSALGGGGGGGGGGHGHGHGHGHHHHHHHHHHHQALEGDLLEHITPGLALGAMAGPDGSTPGHPAAHMAGMNHMHQAALSMAHAHGLPTHMGMSDVDADPRDLEAFAERFKQRRIKLGVTQADVGSALASLKIPGVGSLSQSTICRFESLTLSHNNMIALKPILQAWLEEAEKSHREKLNKPELFNGAEKKRKRTSIAAPEKRSLEAYFAIQPRPSSEKIAAIAEKLDLKKNVVRVWFCNQRQKQKRMKYSACV, translated from the exons atgatgatgatgtctcTGAGCAGCAAGCAGCCCTTCTCCGCCATGGCGCACGCCAGCCTGGAAGCCAAGTACTCATCTTTGCACTCGGGCGGCAACAACAACTCCACGTCGTCCTCGTCTTCGTCCGCCACCTCCAACGCGGTCTCCTCGTCCTCGGCGTCCTCCTGCGCCTCCTCCCGCCACAGCAGCATCATCAGCACCAGCTCGGAGGCGATGCGGCGCGCTTGCCTCCCCACACCGCCG AGCAATATATTCGGCGGCTTGGACGAGAGTCTGCTGGCCCGGGCTGAGGCGCTCGCCGCGGTGGACATCGTCTCGCAGAGCAAGAGCCACCtgcaccaccaccacccgccGCCGCACCACAGCCCCTTCAAGCCGGACGCCACCTACCACACCATGAACACGCTGCCGTGcacctcgtcgtcgtcgtcgtccgccTCCTCGGTGCCCATCTCGCACCCGTCGGCGCTGGGAGGCGGCGgtggaggcggcgggggcggccACGGACACGGCCACGGCCAcggccaccaccaccaccaccatcaccaccaccaccaccaggcACTGGAGGGCGACCTCCTGGAGCACATCACCCCGGGCCTGGCGCTGGGGGCCATGGCGGGCCCGGACGGCTCCACGCCGGGCCACCCCGCGGCGCACATGGCGGGCATGAACCACATGCACCAGGCGGCGCTGAGCATGGCGCACGCGCACGGGCTGCCGACGCACATGGGCATGAGCGACGTGGACGCGGACCCGCGCGACCTGGAGGCCTTCGCCGAGCGCTTCAAGCAGCGGCGCATCAAGCTGGGCGTGACGCAGGCCGACGTGGGCTCCGCGCTGGCCTCGCTCAAGATCCCCGGCGTGGGCTCGCTGAGCCAGAGCACCATCTGCAGGTTCGAGTCGCTGACGCTGTCGCACAACAACATGATCGCGCTCAAGCCCATCCTGCAGGCGTGGCTGGAGGAGGCCGAGAAGTCGCACCGGGAGAAGCTCAACAAGCCCGAGCTGTTCAACGGCGCCGAGAAGAAGCGCAAGCGCACGTCCATCGCCGCGCCGGAGAAGCGCTCGCTCGAGGCCTATTTCGCCATCCAGCCGCGACCCTCGTCCGAGAAGATCGCCGCCATCGCGGAGAAGCTGGACCTCAAGAAGAACGTGGTGCGCGTCTGGTTTTGCAACCAGAGGCAGAAACAGAAACGGATGAAGTACTCGGCTTGTGTTTGA